The Vicia villosa cultivar HV-30 ecotype Madison, WI unplaced genomic scaffold, Vvil1.0 ctg.004458F_1_1, whole genome shotgun sequence DNA segment TAGGAAAGGCGAGCTGAATGATGGGGCGAAAGGGTCTCGTTTACTTTAGTCTATTTAATGTTTACATGTTTTAGGCGATTTACAATCTCGGCCATGTTTGTAACAATATTAATGTTTCCATGGGGCACTCTTTTCTGACACTATTATATCAATGCACTGTTTTTATTATGCCCTTCCTTTATTTATATCATTGTTGGGTTCCTTTATTTATATCATTGTTGGGTTGTTGCTAGTTTACTTCCAAGATCTTAAAAAGCAAAGGAGTAAGGTCAAGATCGCCTCTTAAGACTATTAAACATGTTGGATCCTACGTTGGATTGTCTCTTAAGGCTATTAATCATGTTGGATCCCTACGTGAGAGCCCTTGTCTCCTCTTAAGGCTATTAAACATGTTGGATCCTTAGGTGGGAGTCTTGGCCGCAtattgatgttattaaacatgttGAATCCTTATGTGGGAGTCATTTTTCGCCTCTTAAGGCTATTAAACATGTTGGATCCCCATGTGGGAGTCCTTACATCTTCTTAAGGTTATTAAACTTGTTAGATTTCTATGTGACAGTCCTTGCCACCTTTTAAGGCTATTAAATATTTTGGATCCCTACATGTGAGTTCTTGTCGCCTCTTAAGGCTAATAAACATGCTAGATCCTTACGTGAGAGTCCTTGCTATCTCTTAAGGGTTATCAAACAAAAATGAGGAatcgaagaaaaataacaaaggtCATAATATGAGGAAGCCCTTAGGGAGATGTTCAACATAACATAAAAATTCCATAGGCTAATTGTCAGGGGCGCAATTACAGaggtataaaaaataataataaaagggggTGTCTGCCGATTCGTCGTTTGTAAGGAAGACTCACAATTTCTCTCCTTGTTATTTGTTTGGTAGGAAGTTAGCCAGAAACTTCATTTTCCATGTATAAGGATGTTCGAGAGTTCAACCTATTAAAAGATATTAAGTTTATTGGATACTATCAAGAACAAATATTGGGGAGAGGATTAGGTTTTTTCTAACTTTATAACTTCTAGTGTTATCTCTCTATCCCTTAACTTTTTAATTTCTACATTTTACTTTCTACtacttattttaaaaacttttctAAAATAATTTCAAACTCTAAATTTGATCGTAAAAGTTTTTCAAGCTACTGTCTTTCTGAAACACACAATTCACACCCCCTCTTTTGTGTGGAGTCACATGTCCAAAACATATTAGGCACATTGTCTTTTTATCTTATACtattatttcttttccttttataacatttggtaaattttggagaTAGAAAAAGACACATTTGTGAGAATTTGGAGAAATTCTCTCCAGGGTTCTTCTTTGAACCAAATTTGAGTTTTATCAAGAGCCTTTTACTCTTGTGGTGATTCTACATTTATCTTATCGTTCCTTTGTGGAGGGTGGCAAATTTTTTCCATTTCTTTCTTGCTCcatattttcttgtttttgtttctcCTTTTCTTTGCTACTTTATTGGAGTCATATCATTTGGGGATTATATTTCACATCGGATCATGTGATGAAGGCTGATCAATGATACTTAAGACTTTCCTGAGATCTTTCAATTCCCGATAAAGCTTTGAGGGTAACTGTTATAGATCAGACAATGGCCCAATCCATCTCAATTATGCTCTACTCGACCCAAAGTGTAAAATAGTTCACACGTTAAGAGCAAGGTACAATCTCTGTTCTCAATTTTCACTATACTCGTCTTGAATTTGAATCTTGAACTAACTTGAGTTTTGGAATGCCAACAATATAGACACACTGTCCACCACTGTTAAAGAGATTGAACCCACCGTTCAAGATCACCAACACCTTTTATTTAACTACCTTCATTTCTAGTTCTTAAATGGAGTTATATAATCTATTTATGGTTTCTAAACGGAACAACCAATTTATGTTATTAGAATATTAGGCGGTGTATTTTCATAGTGTTCGATCTCAACCTAATTTTAGATATTTGGTTAGTTGTACATATCTCatattaattgaaattaattgTACATATCCAtatttagttatatatatatatatgaataaataCAGAAATTATGGTTGCGACAGAATCTGCTTTCATTGAAGGGAGGTCCATTCTTGACAACGCTATGGTTGCTACAGAAATTATTCATGCGTTGAAAAGAAAGACGAGTGGTAGAATGGCTAACCTAGCGCTAAAGATTGATATTAGTAAAGCTTACGATAGAGTCGACTGGGGTTTTCTGCGAGAGATTATGGTACGCATGGGGTTTGATGAGAGATGGATTCACTGGTTGTTGATGTGTGTAACGTCAGTGCATTATTCGGTGCTTGTTAATTCGGATAGAGTCGGACCCATTTTTCTTGGAAGGGGATTGAGACAAGGCGACCCTTTATCACCTTATCTGTTTATTCTTGTCTCCGAAGGCCTTTTGCTCTCATGAAAAGAGCCGTTTCGCGCGGAGATCTTCACGGAGCCCATATATGAAGGGGGCACCTAGTGTGTCTCACTTGCTTTTTGCTGACAATTGTTTTCTATTTTGCAGGGCAAGTCTTATGGAGGTGTCTCACCTTATGGAGGTCCTAAAAATTTATGCTGAGGCGACGGGTCAAGTGATTAATCTCTCTAAATCCGAAGTTTTTTCCAGCCGTAACCTGAGCAGGCCGGCTCAAGAGGATTTAGCCAAAGTGATGGGGGTGAGAAGTGTTATAGGAACAGGGACATATTTGGGTCTACCGTCAATGATTGGTAGAAGTAAGAAGGCGGTGTTCTCTTTTATTAAGGACCGGATATGGAGAAGAATCAATTCTTGGAGTGGTAGGTCTTTATCTAAAGCGGGAAAGGAGGTTATGATTAAATCAGTGCTTCAGTCGATTCCAGCTTATATTATGAGTATCTACTTGATTCCGGATGGTGTggtgaatgatattgaaaaaatgCTCAATTCATTTTGGTGGGGGGGAGGTCGTAATAACAAAGGTATAAGGTGGTTGGCTTGGGAGAGAATGACTATGATGAAGAAGGAAGGAGgtctgtgttagaacaagaattgttctgatcaattatcttagttttgatgataacaatgtatatgaattttgcttaagataatgtggtactctaatcctatgcaatttccttttcaggaaatatataaagagtatgcacaaatcagcgctcagaagctttgactcggaaggttcaacatgcaacatcagaacatggtctggcaagacatcagaagatggtcaagaagaatcagaagatgctcatcttgcttctatgatatatgttgtttctggaaacaaaagagtgggcattggctatgagggtgaaaccccatacataCTTGAACccgtggatgatatgaaaataacatacaagccattgtatgatcagttcaagtatggccactcacatgatattaggcacacatcacatgctcaaagctttcacataacacacaccaagaggcatgtgacacaacctaagaaatatcatgaaactcaaaataagaattatcatgatgttcctcctattgcttataatgctaaacccaagttcaatcagaacttgaggaaaactaacaagaaaggacccaagaaaatgtgggtac contains these protein-coding regions:
- the LOC131642080 gene encoding uncharacterized protein LOC131642080, whose product is MVATESAFIEGRSILDNAMVATEIIHALKRKTSGRMANLALKIDISKAYDRVDWGFLREIMVRMGFDERWIHWASLMEVSHLMEVLKIYAEATGQVINLSKSEVFSSRNLSRPAQEDLAKVMGVRSVIGTGTYLGLPSMIGRSKKAVFSFIKDRIWRRINSWSGRSLSKAGKEVMIKSVLQSIPAYIMSIYLIPDGVVNDIEKMLNSFWWGGGRNNKGIRWLAWERMTMMKKEGGLC